Sequence from the Diorhabda carinulata isolate Delta chromosome 5, icDioCari1.1, whole genome shotgun sequence genome:
TTAGATCGAGTTTCGAGTAGTTTCTTCTTCtagaaggaaaaaaatcattcaattctCATCCGCGTCAAGTCGACGAATCGATTTTAATCGAAATCTTCAAGTTTCGATTGTTTTATTATGATTCAAACTGAAACAATCGAATAAACACCCTTTATATTAGCAACCTTCCTTTCTAGAGCTGTATGTGAAACCGTGCAAACAAATCTATTTGTTTCGTGTCGTATGTCAAACGTCACTGTcacgtcaaacgtcaaattacaactattaatatgatttttattaataaaattaacagttttttattattcaaatcagATACTAGCTTGTTTTGTTGATTAAGTTTCGATGGTAGttgtttttgaggttatgtcgtGAATACGTAGGGTGTGATAATGATTTTGTGGTGCGTGAAATGATGGAGGACATTGATGATCGGTATGTGTGGGAAATGgttgatttctttttatacGGAAACGATTTGAAGGGCTACGACCCTTGACGTCGAAATTGTAGGGTTATTTTTAGGGGTACGTTATGTGTTTAGTTCGAATTATGgggattgttttttttttttttaaaaaattgtgtaaaattcGTGGAATATATCAATTTGGAAAACTGTCTGGAATGTGTTCGATGAATCGATAGAAAAAGCGGATTTTCGGGAAAAAAGTTCTTGGAATTTATAGAAATTCTCCGAATTTTCTAGAAATGTGCCGAAGTTTTACTTTTGAGGCTGATaccctcaattttttttattatttttcaaaaaaaatccaaaatttcgttaaatttataagaattgttcgaaatttccaaaattttcttggaaaatcaCTTGAATTTTGGAAGGAAAACCAAAACTTCCAAGATAACTTTcaggaatttcaaaaatttccaaaaaaaaaacagaattatcataaattttccaaatattggtagaaatttccaaaattttcttggaaaatcaCTTGAATTTTGGAGGGAAAACCAAAAATTCCAAGATAACTTtcgagaatttcaaaaatttccaaaaaaaccagaattttcataaattttccaaattttggtagaaatttccaaaattttcttggaaaatcaCTTGAATTTTGGAGGGAGAACCAAAACTTCCAAGATAACTTtcgagaatttcaaaaatttccaaaaaaaccagaattttcataaattttccaaatattggtagaaatttccaaaattttcttggaaaatcaCTTGAATTTTGGAGGGAAAACCAAAAATTCCAAGATAACTTtcgagaatttcaaaaatttccaaaaaaaccagaattttcataaattttccaaattttggtagaaatttccaaaattttcttggaaaatcaCTTGAATTTTGGAGGGAGAACCAAAACTTCCAAGATAACTTtcgagaatttcaaaaatttccaaaaaaaccagaattttcataaattttccaaatattggtagaaatttccaaaattttcttggaaaatcaCTTGAATTTTGGAGGGAAAACCAAAAATTCCAAGATAACTTtcgagaatttcaaaaatttccaaaaaaaccagaattttcataaattttccaaattttggtagaaatttccaaaattttcttggaaaatcaCTTGAATTTTGGAGGGAGAACCAAAACTTCCAAGATAACTTtcgagaatttcaaaaatttccaaaaaaaccagaattttcataaattttccaaatattggtagaaatttccaaaattttcttggaaaatcaCTTGAATTTTGGAGGGAAAACCAAAAATTCCAAGATAACTTtcgagaatttcaaaaatttccaaaaaaaccagaattttcataaattttccaaattttggtagaaatttccaaaattttcttggaaaatcaCTTGAATTTTGGAGGGAGAACCAAAACTTCCAAGATAACTTtcgagaatttcaaaaatttccaaaaaaaccagaattttcataaattttccaaatattggtagaaatttccaaaattttcttggaaaatcaCTTGAATTTTGGAGGGAAAACCAAAAATTCCAAGATAACTTtcgagaatttcaaaaatttccaaaaaaaaccagaattttcataaattttccaaattttggtagaaatttccaaaattttcttggaaaatcaCTTGAATTTTGGAGGGAAAACCAAAACTTCCAAGATAACTTtcgagaatttcaaaaatttccaaaaaaaaccagaattttcataaattttccaaatattggtagaaatttccaaaattttcttggaaaatcaCTTGAATTTTGGAGGGAAAACCAAAAATTCCAAGATAACTTtcgagaatttcaaaaatttccaaaaaaaccagaattttcataaattttccaaattttggtagaaatttccaaaattttcttggaaaatcaCTTGAATTTTGGAGGGAAAACCAAAACTTCCAAGATAACTTtcgagaatttcaaaaatttccaaaaaaaccagaattttcataaattttctaaatattggtagaaatttccaaaattttcttggaaaatcaCTTGAATTTTGGAGGGAAAACCAAAAATTCCAAGATAACTTtcgagaatttcaaaaatttccaaaaaaaccagaattttcataaattttccaaattttggtagaaatttccaaaattttcttggaaaatcaCTTGAATTTTGGAGGGAGAACCAAAACTTCCAAGATAACTTtcgagaatttcaaaaatttccaaaaaaaaccagaattttcataaattttccaaatattggtagaaatttccaaaattttcttggaaaatcaCTTGAATTTTGGAGGGAAAACCAAAAATTCCAAGATAACTTtcgagaatttcaaaaatttccaaaaaaaccagaattttcataaattttctaaatattggtagaaatttccaaaattttcttggaaaatcaCTTGAATTTTGGAGGGAAAACCAAAAATTCCAAGATAACTTtcgagaatttcaaaaatttccaaaaaaaaccagaattttcataaattttccaaatattggtagaaatttccaaaattttcttggaaaatcaCTTGAATTTTGGAGGGAAAACCAAAACTTCCAAGATAACTTtcgagaatttcaaaaatttccaaaaaaaccagaattttcataaattttctaaatattggtagaaatttccaaaattttcttggaaaatcaCTTGAATTTTGGAGGGAAAACCAAAACTTCCAAGATAACTTtcgagaatttcaaaaatttccaaaaaaaaccagaattttcataaattttccaaatattggtagaaatttccaaaattttcttggaaaatcaCTTGAATTTTGGAGGGAAAACCAAAAATTCCAAGATAACTTTcgagattttcaaaaatttcgagaaaaaccagaattttcataaattttccaaatattggtagaaatttataaaattttcttggaaaactatttgaattttagaagaaaaaacatttaactcgtgaaatttatttcaaattgcaaaatatccacaaatttttgaaattgtgccAAATTTTggcttttaaaaaacaaaccacCCAATTCTTAGGAATTTTCtcacaattttccaaaaaaaatccaaaatattcataaattgtcCGGGACTTATTCGAAATTTTCGAgagctttttcaatttttcaagaaaatctacgaattttttatcaactacCGGAATATTCCAGAAAGATTCagaagtttttcttattttttgagaaaCTAGTCAAATTTCGAgataaatcgaaattttcatgaaactttcgaaaataattttgaaatttcacaaaaaaaacatattcttCAAAAGTCTAGAAATTTCTCGAATTCAGAATTTCACGAGAATTACttgattttgggaaaaaatttaaattatcgatacatttttttaattttccaaaaaaaaaaatcaaggacgataccaatttttccaaaaactgcttaaaatttttcgaaaactattgaaatatttagaaaatattccaACTGTCAACAAACTTTTACAAATTCCTCTcaaaatttccagaaaaactCATCcatgaattttccaaaaaaaaattcaaaaatttatcgaattttttagaaacgatatgaaattttttcaagattaccgaaattatcaataaaatcttTACGTGCAACCCCCGTATCTTTCACATCCAACAACTCACTagtaaagtattttcaaaacgCTTCcgatatttttaggttagaattaacgagaatcaaaaatatcgatttcgCTGGTTACATTTCAATAGTAAATAAAACCATTTCGTTCAACCCCCGTATCTTTCACATCCAACAACTCACTAGTACAGTATTTTCAAAACGCTTCcgatatttttaggttagaattaacgagaatcaaaaatatcgatttcgctggctacatttcaattttaaataaaaccaattCGTTCAACCCCCGTATCTTTCACATCCAACAACTCACTAGTACAGTATTTTCAAAACGCTTCcgatatttttaggttagaattaacgagaatcaaaaatatcgatttcgCTGGTTACATttcaattgtaaataaaacCAATTCGTTCAACCCCCGTATCTTTCACATCCAACAACTCACTagtaaagtattttcaaaacgCTTCcgatatttttaggttagaattaacgagaatcaaaaatatcgatttcgctggctacatttcaattttaaataaaaccaattCGTTCAACCCCCGTATCTTTCACATCCAACAACTCACTagtaaagtattttcaaaacgCTTCcgatatttttaggttagaattaacgagaatcaaaaatatcgatttcgctggctacatttcaattttaaataaaaccaattCGTTCAACCCCCGTATCTTTCACATCCAACAACTCACTagtaaagtattttcaaaacgCTTCcgatatttttaggttagaattaacgagaatcaaaaatatcgatttcgctggctacatttcaattttaaataaaaccaattCGTTCAACCCCCGTATCTTTCACATCCAACAACTCACTagtaaagtattttcaaaacgCTTCcgatatttttaggttagaattaacgagaatcaaaaatatcgatttcgctggctacatttcaattttaaataaaaccaattCGTTCAACCCCCGTATCTTTCACATCCAACAACTCACTagtaaagtattttcaaaacgCTTCcgatatttttaggttagaattaacgagaatcaaaaatatcgatttcgctggctacatttcaattttaaataaaaccaattCGTTCAACCCCCGTATCTTTCACATCCAACAACTCACTagtaaagtattttcaaaacgCTTCcgatatttttaggttagaattaacgagaatcaaaaatatcgatttcgctggctacatttcaattttaaataaaaccaattCGTTCAACCCCCGTATCTTTCACATCCAACAACTCACTagtaaagtattttcaaaacgCTTCcgatatttttaggttagaattaacgagaatcaaaaatatcgatttcgctggttacatttcaattttaaataaaaccaattCGTTCAACCCCCGTATCTTTCACATCCAACAACTCACTagtaaagtattttcaaaacgCTTCcgatatttttaggttagaattaacgagaatcaaaaatatcgatttcgCTGGTTACATttcaattgtaaataaaacCAATTCGTTCAACCCCCGTATCTTTCACATCCAACAACTCACTagtaaagtattttcaaaacgCTTCcgatatttttaggttagaattaacgagaatcaaaaatatcgatttcgCTGGTTACATTTCAATAGGAACAGGAAAATATGACATACTTAACATGAAATTAATATACAAGTAAATAAAcaagagtttttttaaaataaattaacaacaatatttatttaaattgtgatAACGAGTGACAAATTAAACAATTTCAATGTTGACTTATATCAAAGTAATCCCCtgagtatttttataaaaaaaaataatttttctcaataataaacggaaaaataaaaacaagaccGAAACAAGTATAAATACACGACAATTTAATAATCTTTCGTACATTCCACTTCACGTCAAGCGACTAGCAACatctaaaatgaaatacatttacatttatttaatcGTGTGCGTAGTTGCCAACGCTTACAATTCCGCCGCAGAAGAaggtaagaaaaaaaattatacaaaataaacatttttttcacgtATATTCTTTTCCAGTTTTGCTTTCTAATACCAACAAAATTTGCGCGTGTAAAAACAACTTGAACGATATCCTCAAACAAATCGCCACCGAATATTCTAACCTCGAAGAACTCAGCGATGAATTGGACGATCTAGAATCGAAACTGAAAGATCTTGTAAACAAAGTTGATAATCAAGGTGATCAGTTGAGCGATATCGAGAAACATTTAGCGATCGTGGACGTTCTACAGAAAGCCGTTCTCCAAGCACTCAACGATCAATCATCTGTATTCGATTCTATCAccgaaaatgtcaaaaatctCGACAAAAACATCAACGAAGTGCGTGACAACGCCAACGAACAAGCCAACGCCGTGGAAGATCTGAGCACCAGCGCTTGGAAAATGTACGATTGTAACAACGAAGATTTATGTAAAGCGAGTTaggttttattgaaaatgatatatctagaataaagattttttgaatCTACTAATAAATAATCTCATTAATTCCTCCCACATCGATATTATTCCTTAATAAACTACATTAATTCCGTGTATTTAAGtctaattgatataaaaatcgATTGTATTCACAAACGTCATTAGtcaaatcaattcaaattcactattatataattaattactaAAACAAATACGAATCCGTCCCTGGATATTAATAAACGTAAATTATACTTTAGATAACGAAAtaattcacttcaaattaataatagcGTCAAATGAAATCTACTCGA
This genomic interval carries:
- the LOC130893786 gene encoding laminin subunit alpha-2-like translates to MKYIYIYLIVCVVANAYNSAAEEVLLSNTNKICACKNNLNDILKQIATEYSNLEELSDELDDLESKLKDLVNKVDNQGDQLSDIEKHLAIVDVLQKAVLQALNDQSSVFDSITENVKNLDKNINEVRDNANEQANAVEDLSTSAWKMYDCNNEDLCKAS